The following proteins come from a genomic window of Brevibacillus antibioticus:
- a CDS encoding YhgE/Pip domain-containing protein has translation MRSIWKIYKTDWINIFKVPTGIFLIIAIILLPCLYDWINIKSVWDPYANTQGVKVAVTSEDQGATVGDKKVNIGDELIKSLHTNQKLGWTFVDKEEARRGVERGDYYASILIPADFSTKITGIVHGNLNKPEVIYTVNEKVNAVAPKITSSGVSAIAKQINESFTESVSEALLTKLTEIGIKIEEQLPTIRKIESGVFQLEKSLPEIHAAGQKVLEIEKKLPEIHEKAQIILEVEKRIPEINQAGQAVLKIQQNWSKINESASVIIAMEDKLPVIEQAVGRIEELDQNFDKVANAVTTATEKASQAIEIVSAAQEVLPRIADLTDKGASVADQLNDFFAKHDGAFETIAPLIKQNLMLAQQATDALTQLTDRLLQINPDRLPTASEVNAVKDRLSRAANVLGHTASLVEKVNSYIPGQPLSLFAERLRTIENRMNRQIEILGMIASALENGKQPAKDLVESLNQLSKNVSAELGDILSRYDSEIVPKISEGIERLKVITGESADLLHKAQEKLPDIEAILQETKTGLELGLAELKRIQQEMPQIRAHVHELAQTLRSKSDAFANAIRVAAPFLKGNLPTIGKKLDEAAAFVQNDLPKAEANLTKLADFVRNKLPEVEAGVHRVASLVRDDLPKLESAIGQAANKLREVEANNNFAELAKLLRGDIKKESEFLASPVQIKENRLYPIPNYGSAMSPFYGVLSLWVGATLLISLLKPNAENPGGVYKPYQLYLGRLGTFATIGLFQALFVTLGDIYILGAYVADKTPFVLFGMLVSLVFVTITYTLVSVFGNVGKGIAIIFMVFQFSSSGGTFPISMTSPFFQALNPYMPFTYAISLLREGVGGILWETAIRDILVLFGFIGISLFVALALKRPLSGIIEKSMENAKKTKIIG, from the coding sequence ATGCGGTCTATATGGAAGATTTACAAAACGGACTGGATTAACATTTTCAAGGTCCCGACTGGGATTTTTCTGATCATCGCCATCATTCTCCTTCCTTGTTTATACGATTGGATCAACATCAAATCAGTATGGGACCCTTACGCCAATACGCAAGGGGTCAAGGTGGCGGTGACGAGCGAGGATCAGGGAGCTACGGTTGGCGATAAAAAGGTTAACATCGGAGACGAGCTCATAAAGAGCCTGCATACCAACCAGAAACTAGGGTGGACCTTTGTGGACAAAGAAGAGGCCAGAAGGGGCGTGGAGCGGGGCGATTATTATGCCAGCATCCTGATCCCGGCTGACTTTTCTACAAAAATCACGGGAATTGTCCATGGCAACCTGAACAAGCCCGAAGTGATCTATACGGTCAATGAAAAAGTGAACGCCGTCGCTCCCAAAATCACCTCGTCAGGTGTTTCGGCGATTGCCAAGCAGATCAATGAGAGTTTTACGGAAAGCGTCAGTGAAGCCTTGCTCACGAAGCTTACAGAGATCGGCATTAAAATTGAAGAGCAATTGCCGACCATCCGCAAAATCGAGAGTGGCGTTTTCCAATTGGAAAAAAGCCTGCCTGAGATTCATGCCGCAGGGCAAAAAGTATTGGAGATTGAGAAGAAGCTTCCCGAGATTCATGAGAAAGCGCAGATCATTCTGGAAGTGGAAAAAAGAATCCCTGAAATCAATCAAGCTGGGCAGGCCGTGCTCAAAATTCAGCAAAACTGGTCGAAAATCAATGAGTCGGCGTCTGTCATTATCGCGATGGAAGACAAGCTGCCGGTGATTGAGCAAGCCGTCGGACGAATTGAAGAGCTGGATCAAAATTTTGATAAGGTCGCAAACGCAGTGACGACGGCCACAGAAAAAGCGAGTCAGGCCATTGAGATCGTTTCAGCTGCTCAAGAGGTGTTGCCGCGTATCGCTGATTTGACTGATAAGGGTGCGTCTGTTGCCGATCAGCTCAATGACTTTTTTGCGAAGCATGACGGTGCCTTTGAAACGATTGCACCGCTGATCAAGCAAAATCTCATGCTAGCCCAGCAAGCTACGGATGCACTCACTCAGCTCACAGACAGGCTGTTGCAAATCAATCCGGATCGCTTGCCTACTGCGAGCGAGGTAAATGCCGTGAAAGACAGGTTATCTCGAGCCGCGAATGTTTTGGGGCATACCGCATCGCTTGTAGAGAAGGTAAACAGCTATATTCCTGGACAGCCATTGAGTCTTTTCGCGGAGAGGCTGCGAACGATTGAGAACAGAATGAACCGGCAAATCGAGATTCTCGGCATGATTGCAAGCGCGCTGGAAAACGGCAAGCAGCCCGCGAAAGACTTGGTCGAGAGCCTGAATCAGCTCTCAAAAAATGTCAGTGCGGAATTGGGAGACATCCTGTCCCGTTACGATAGCGAAATCGTCCCGAAAATATCCGAAGGCATTGAAAGGCTGAAGGTCATCACAGGAGAATCTGCCGATCTACTGCATAAGGCCCAAGAAAAGCTTCCGGATATCGAAGCGATTCTCCAAGAGACAAAGACGGGCCTGGAGCTGGGATTGGCAGAATTGAAGCGAATCCAGCAGGAGATGCCGCAAATACGGGCGCACGTCCACGAGCTCGCTCAAACGCTCAGAAGCAAGTCGGATGCTTTTGCAAATGCCATTCGCGTAGCAGCTCCGTTCTTGAAGGGGAATCTTCCTACTATCGGGAAGAAGCTCGACGAGGCAGCGGCATTCGTCCAGAACGATTTGCCTAAAGCGGAGGCGAATTTGACCAAGCTGGCTGATTTTGTGCGCAACAAGCTCCCGGAGGTGGAGGCGGGCGTCCACCGAGTTGCCTCATTGGTTCGCGACGATCTGCCCAAGCTGGAGAGTGCCATTGGACAGGCCGCCAACAAGCTGAGAGAAGTAGAGGCGAACAACAACTTCGCCGAGCTTGCCAAGCTATTGCGCGGCGACATTAAAAAAGAGAGCGAATTCCTCGCGAGTCCCGTGCAGATCAAGGAAAACCGCCTCTATCCGATTCCGAATTATGGTTCGGCCATGTCACCTTTTTACGGTGTATTGTCACTCTGGGTAGGTGCCACCTTGCTGATTTCCTTGCTAAAGCCGAATGCAGAAAATCCCGGAGGAGTGTACAAGCCGTATCAGTTGTACCTAGGTCGCTTGGGGACGTTTGCGACAATCGGACTGTTTCAGGCGTTGTTCGTCACGCTCGGTGATATTTACATCCTCGGGGCCTATGTAGCGGATAAAACTCCGTTTGTGTTATTCGGTATGCTGGTCAGCCTGGTGTTCGTCACGATTACGTACACGCTGGTGTCTGTTTTCGGCAACGTGGGCAAAGGCATCGCGATCATCTTCATGGTATTTCAATTCTCCAGTTCGGGCGGTACGTTCCCGATCAGCATGACCTCACCGTTTTTCCAAGCGCTGAACCCATACATGCCCTTCACGTATGCGATCAGCCTGTTACGTGAAGGGGTGGGCGGCATCCTCTGGGAAACGGCGATTCGAGATATACTCGTACTTTTCGGCTTTATCGGTATCAGCCTGTTTGTGGCGCTCGCACTGAAGCGTCCGTTGAGCGGAATCATTGAAAAGTCGATGGAGAATGCGAAGAAGACCAAGATTATTGGGTAA
- a CDS encoding MFS transporter: MSTEGIWSTHYRALTIGIILVVTATAFEGLAVTTIAPALSRELQGEDLYGWVFSAYLLAQLIGTVVTGQFVDRKGPAQPFIVTIVLFAVGIVVAAIAPDMLTLLLGRVMQGFGAGALVNCVYTMITLRYPDSLRPQILAVFSSAYILPGLFGPYVAGIIAEQLSWRYVFWLILPFIFLSALLTTPSFRGLQPPKASAANNRSLLLPFFLALGTGALLFGLGKIPSIYGFLLSIAGLLSLSVPLYKLMPKGTLLARPGLPAVIASRGLFVAAYYGTQTYLVLGLTSILGLTADKAGLAVASAAISWSLAANVQAKLDKKDQGAGRKKRIIIGLVIMLIGVACTVPLTLIQQDLFGVVVAIVSQIIMGFGIGLAHPTSGAIAFSLAKSGEEGKVSAELSIADTFTPAIVIGVGGAIVSVMTAFAFSLSVGITVSLLLQTFIVILGLVSAARLATGSVPVQEKGTP; encoded by the coding sequence ATGAGCACAGAGGGGATTTGGAGCACGCATTACCGAGCATTGACGATTGGTATTATTCTGGTGGTAACTGCTACAGCATTTGAAGGCTTGGCCGTCACGACAATCGCCCCCGCTCTTTCCCGAGAGCTACAAGGTGAGGATCTTTATGGGTGGGTATTCAGCGCTTATTTGTTGGCTCAGCTGATTGGAACCGTGGTCACAGGTCAATTCGTCGATAGAAAAGGGCCTGCCCAACCTTTCATTGTCACGATCGTGCTCTTTGCTGTTGGCATTGTCGTTGCTGCCATTGCGCCAGATATGCTTACTTTACTGCTTGGGCGAGTGATGCAAGGCTTCGGAGCCGGTGCCTTGGTCAATTGCGTGTATACCATGATTACTTTGCGGTACCCTGATTCTCTTCGTCCTCAGATTCTTGCTGTCTTCTCCAGTGCTTATATTCTTCCAGGCCTGTTCGGACCGTATGTCGCCGGGATTATTGCTGAACAGTTGTCGTGGAGATATGTCTTCTGGTTGATCCTTCCCTTTATCTTTCTGTCTGCACTCTTAACCACCCCTTCATTTCGAGGCTTACAACCGCCAAAGGCAAGCGCGGCAAACAACCGTAGTCTTCTTCTGCCTTTTTTCTTGGCCCTAGGGACTGGTGCCTTGCTTTTTGGACTCGGCAAAATTCCCTCGATCTACGGTTTCCTGCTATCCATCGCGGGTTTGCTCTCCCTTAGTGTACCGTTGTATAAGCTGATGCCTAAAGGGACGCTTCTCGCACGTCCAGGCTTACCTGCTGTCATCGCGTCTCGGGGGCTATTTGTCGCTGCCTATTACGGCACACAAACGTATCTCGTCCTTGGACTCACCTCGATTTTAGGATTAACCGCCGACAAAGCTGGTTTAGCTGTTGCCTCCGCAGCAATCAGTTGGTCGCTGGCAGCCAATGTACAAGCAAAGCTGGATAAGAAAGACCAAGGGGCCGGTCGAAAAAAACGAATTATCATCGGTCTCGTTATTATGCTTATCGGAGTCGCATGCACCGTACCGCTGACGTTGATTCAACAAGACCTTTTCGGTGTCGTCGTCGCCATTGTTAGCCAGATCATTATGGGCTTCGGAATCGGTTTGGCTCACCCGACAAGCGGTGCGATTGCGTTTTCTCTTGCGAAATCTGGTGAAGAGGGAAAAGTATCTGCTGAACTATCTATCGCGGATACGTTCACGCCAGCGATTGTCATTGGGGTAGGAGGAGCTATCGTATCTGTGATGACAGCCTTTGCGTTTTCACTTTCTGTTGGGATTACTGTTTCTCTGCTCCTTCAGACGTTCATCGTCATACTGGGGCTGGTATCTGCTGCCCGACTGGCGACAGGTTCTGTGCCTGTTCAAGAAAAAGGGACACCCTAG
- a CDS encoding MarR family winged helix-turn-helix transcriptional regulator, producing the protein MRLDEYIGVIVKRTDLKLNNYYQKVCNPYNITIDQWMIFVVLWEEEGLTQNELAERTYKDKTNIARMLFLMEERGFIHRETDKKDRRSLRVYLTEKGRLLKDEVLPPSIEAYEKTIAGLTEEEVNQFQRTLNIIYENVKNL; encoded by the coding sequence ATGAGATTGGATGAGTATATCGGCGTCATCGTGAAACGAACGGATTTAAAACTGAACAACTATTATCAAAAAGTATGCAATCCGTATAACATTACTATCGATCAGTGGATGATTTTTGTCGTGTTATGGGAAGAAGAGGGTCTGACCCAGAACGAGTTGGCAGAACGCACCTACAAGGATAAAACGAATATCGCGCGGATGCTCTTTCTCATGGAAGAAAGAGGGTTCATTCATCGCGAAACAGATAAAAAGGATCGCCGCTCCCTTCGTGTCTATCTGACGGAAAAAGGGCGACTTTTAAAAGACGAGGTCCTTCCCCCCTCCATTGAAGCGTACGAGAAAACCATTGCAGGATTGACGGAAGAAGAAGTGAACCAATTTCAAAGAACACTCAATATCATTTATGAGAACGTGAAAAACTTGTAA
- a CDS encoding glycosyltransferase, which yields MTSMLRKATVLMICVALLGLPGMAAAKESQGNVQQRECIKPKEVKLQGDMRRLWIDHLLWDHTYMVSALAGLEDKDAVKARLLKNQVDIGNAMKPFYGEEAGKKVTELLTEHITIGGKIIDAAKKGDQATVAKLDKDWHRNADDIAKFLSSANPNWTEKELKEMMYVHLKLLTDNLQARLKKDWEADIAAFDQGEDHIISFADVLTAGIIKQFPNQF from the coding sequence ATGACTTCAATGCTCAGGAAAGCAACAGTGTTGATGATTTGCGTGGCATTACTTGGTTTGCCGGGAATGGCAGCAGCCAAGGAATCGCAAGGAAATGTACAGCAGAGAGAATGTATAAAGCCAAAAGAAGTAAAGCTGCAAGGGGATATGCGCAGGCTCTGGATTGACCATTTGCTGTGGGACCACACCTATATGGTAAGTGCCCTGGCAGGGTTGGAAGACAAAGACGCCGTAAAAGCACGACTTTTGAAAAACCAGGTAGATATCGGGAACGCAATGAAGCCGTTTTACGGAGAGGAAGCAGGTAAAAAGGTTACCGAATTGCTGACCGAACATATTACGATAGGCGGCAAAATCATTGACGCAGCCAAAAAAGGCGATCAGGCTACTGTGGCAAAGCTTGATAAGGACTGGCACCGGAATGCGGATGATATCGCCAAGTTCTTAAGCAGTGCCAACCCCAATTGGACCGAGAAGGAACTAAAAGAGATGATGTACGTGCATCTGAAGCTGCTTACTGATAATCTCCAGGCGAGATTGAAAAAAGACTGGGAAGCGGATATTGCTGCGTTTGATCAAGGTGAGGATCATATCATCTCATTCGCTGATGTGCTGACAGCAGGCATCATTAAGCAGTTTCCGAATCAGTTTTAA
- a CDS encoding M23/M56 family metallopeptidase: protein MDWQWLTLTLNQAFTWTLHNSIEASLLVILILLCQQLGKKHFSIRWHHAVWFLLLWKLAVPWSIDSTISLYNWLPTSPWTSMQEAHPLTEPIVLATEALHLHESAPASIANEASFSWISLLSLIWISGVAIFAITMTRGTYRLLSQLTNDVFVQDEAILSVFSQCQKQMGITKSIPLRMSHQMTSPALMGIWRPQIWLPANLLDKLNEHELRHIFLHELAHWKRRDIPVNSIMTVLLILNWFNPLLWYAASRMRQDQEMACDALALTYLQETEVPRYGYTMIKMLELYAEPKQIRFTAGFSGSKKQVKRRIEMIRHFQKRAYSWTLSGIVVVLALGVFTLTNAKTALGNEVIFAIPAEGETISAPDQTSLSVINSLNTPVKAAAAGKVVKAEYDTKTGKGNQIILEHEGGYQTVYSHLEKLEVTAGATVTQGQLIGLLGSTGRSTGPHLAFQILENGTPVDPTKLLEHSKTQQ from the coding sequence GTGGATTGGCAATGGCTCACACTCACCCTCAACCAGGCATTTACGTGGACACTGCATAACTCCATCGAGGCTAGTCTTCTTGTGATCCTGATCTTGCTCTGCCAGCAGCTCGGCAAAAAGCATTTCTCCATCCGCTGGCACCATGCCGTATGGTTCCTGCTTCTCTGGAAGCTCGCGGTTCCTTGGTCGATAGACAGCACCATCAGTTTGTATAACTGGCTGCCTACTTCGCCCTGGACATCCATGCAGGAAGCACACCCGCTTACGGAACCGATTGTTCTTGCTACTGAGGCACTACATCTACATGAATCTGCCCCTGCTTCTATAGCAAACGAAGCGAGCTTTTCCTGGATTAGCCTGCTCTCCCTCATCTGGATCAGCGGTGTCGCCATTTTCGCTATCACCATGACTCGCGGTACATACCGATTGCTCTCTCAGCTAACGAATGATGTGTTTGTACAGGATGAAGCTATTTTGAGCGTCTTTTCCCAGTGCCAAAAACAGATGGGCATCACCAAATCCATTCCCCTGCGCATGAGTCATCAGATGACAAGCCCTGCCTTGATGGGAATCTGGCGACCGCAAATCTGGCTGCCAGCAAATCTTTTGGACAAGCTCAACGAGCATGAGCTGCGCCACATCTTTTTGCATGAGCTGGCCCATTGGAAAAGACGAGATATTCCTGTGAACAGCATCATGACCGTGCTGCTGATTCTCAACTGGTTTAACCCGCTGTTATGGTACGCTGCTTCCCGCATGCGTCAGGATCAAGAAATGGCTTGTGATGCCTTGGCTTTGACTTATTTGCAGGAGACAGAGGTACCTCGCTACGGTTACACCATGATCAAAATGCTCGAGCTGTATGCCGAGCCCAAACAGATTCGCTTTACAGCCGGGTTCTCCGGCTCCAAAAAACAGGTGAAAAGGAGAATAGAAATGATTCGTCACTTTCAAAAACGAGCGTATTCGTGGACCCTATCTGGTATCGTGGTCGTCTTGGCTTTAGGCGTCTTCACTTTGACTAATGCAAAAACAGCGCTAGGGAATGAGGTCATCTTCGCTATACCAGCAGAAGGGGAAACGATAAGCGCACCTGATCAAACTAGCCTGTCCGTAATCAACAGCCTGAACACTCCAGTCAAAGCAGCCGCGGCTGGTAAAGTGGTTAAAGCTGAGTACGATACAAAAACAGGGAAAGGCAACCAGATCATTCTGGAGCATGAAGGCGGGTATCAAACCGTTTATTCTCATTTGGAAAAGCTGGAGGTCACCGCTGGCGCTACTGTGACCCAAGGCCAGCTCATTGGGCTGTTGGGAAGTACGGGACGCAGCACGGGACCGCATCTTGCTTTCCAAATTCTCGAAAATGGTACACCCGTTGATCCGACGAAGCTGCTGGAACATTCGAAAACACAGCAATAA
- a CDS encoding BlaI/MecI/CopY family transcriptional regulator gives MDEQPRISDAEWEIMKVIWAKSPATAADVIHALRDNKTWKDNTIKTLLSRLLQKGILTYEQVNRVYYYSPVLTEEECKRQERQSFLQRVYGGALKPMLVHFLKEEKLSSQEIDELKSILSEKEK, from the coding sequence TTGGACGAGCAACCACGAATCTCGGATGCCGAGTGGGAGATTATGAAGGTCATCTGGGCAAAGTCACCCGCTACCGCAGCCGATGTCATCCACGCCCTGCGAGACAACAAGACGTGGAAAGACAACACAATCAAAACCTTGCTTAGCCGCCTGTTGCAAAAGGGTATTCTCACCTATGAGCAGGTCAACCGCGTCTACTATTACTCTCCTGTGCTCACCGAGGAAGAATGCAAGCGCCAAGAGCGGCAATCCTTTTTGCAGCGCGTGTACGGCGGAGCCTTGAAGCCCATGCTGGTCCACTTTTTAAAAGAAGAAAAGCTCTCGTCCCAAGAGATTGACGAGCTGAAAAGCATCCTTTCCGAAAAGGAGAAATAA
- a CDS encoding class I SAM-dependent methyltransferase, giving the protein MNLAEQFGDIDIYLFDQLLKGRVTKEMQILDAGCGSGRNLVYFLRNGYSVYAVDQSAKAIEAVQRVASQLAPNWSAARARVEPIESMSFENESFDFIISNAVLHFAENEEQFRQMLDELWRVLKPGGILFMRLASSIGIEDAVQPLGNERYLLPDGSTRFLVNEQTMVGMTEKRQGVFLEPIKTVNVAGQRCMSTWVIKKNG; this is encoded by the coding sequence ATGAATCTGGCCGAACAGTTTGGCGATATAGATATTTACTTGTTTGATCAGTTGTTAAAGGGACGGGTTACGAAGGAAATGCAGATACTCGATGCTGGTTGCGGCTCGGGGCGGAATTTGGTCTACTTTTTGCGAAATGGCTATTCGGTGTACGCGGTTGACCAATCGGCAAAAGCCATTGAGGCTGTACAGCGGGTGGCATCGCAATTGGCACCGAACTGGTCAGCTGCGCGCGCTCGTGTGGAACCGATTGAGAGCATGAGCTTTGAAAACGAAAGCTTTGATTTCATCATCAGTAATGCCGTTCTGCATTTTGCCGAAAACGAAGAGCAATTTCGTCAGATGCTAGACGAGTTGTGGCGGGTACTGAAGCCAGGAGGCATTCTATTCATGCGTCTTGCTTCCTCGATCGGGATTGAGGATGCTGTACAGCCGCTGGGAAATGAACGTTATTTGTTGCCGGACGGAAGCACCCGTTTTCTCGTAAATGAACAGACAATGGTGGGCATGACGGAAAAACGGCAAGGTGTGTTCCTAGAACCAATCAAAACGGTGAATGTAGCCGGACAGCGCTGCATGAGCACGTGGGTAATCAAAAAGAATGGCTAA
- a CDS encoding sigma-54 interaction domain-containing protein, which produces MKREESTEKWMSRVLEAIVETSRDHLLITDPEGYIRLVGDSSYEIYGIGKEELLGKNVIEMEKRKVFSPSVTRKVMDAKTTQTIMQEIPGGRKLMVTAFPVWNEDGSMHSIISYSHDLTEILELKHRYEGLTEQLKQFETEIEELREKHQEGFVAVSQPMQAIERLSKKVAAVDSTVLILGESGVGKNVIAKEIHRNSRRAGGQFVEINCGSIPEGLLESELFGYEAGSFTGAAKQGKQGIIEMANQGTLLLDELGELPLTLQAKLLKVIQEKRLQRVGSTQYRDVDFRLIAATNRDLEKMVKEGKFRQDLYFRLNVVPIYVPPLRNRPEDIAALLKRVVRSLNERYGMDKRLDPAVTHALMQYEWPGNVRELENVLERMVVTADEEVITSLHLPAEIRLAGEEQAAMEPSLATSKMSLREALEQVEEKWLRYASEHCRTTGEIAEFLGISQPSVVRKLQKYQIRSR; this is translated from the coding sequence ATGAAGAGAGAAGAGAGCACAGAGAAGTGGATGAGCCGCGTATTGGAGGCCATTGTTGAAACGTCTCGCGATCATTTGTTAATCACGGACCCTGAGGGCTACATCCGGCTGGTTGGCGATTCGTCCTATGAAATATACGGCATTGGAAAGGAAGAGCTCTTGGGCAAAAACGTTATCGAGATGGAAAAAAGGAAGGTCTTTTCTCCATCTGTCACGCGAAAAGTCATGGATGCCAAAACAACGCAGACGATCATGCAGGAAATACCCGGGGGTCGAAAGCTGATGGTGACGGCTTTTCCCGTCTGGAACGAGGATGGCAGTATGCATTCGATTATTAGCTATTCCCATGACCTGACGGAAATTCTGGAATTGAAACATCGCTACGAGGGTCTGACAGAGCAGCTCAAGCAGTTTGAAACCGAGATTGAGGAGCTGCGCGAAAAGCATCAGGAGGGCTTCGTGGCAGTGAGTCAGCCGATGCAAGCCATTGAGCGTCTCAGCAAAAAAGTCGCGGCTGTCGATTCGACAGTCCTGATCCTCGGGGAATCGGGGGTCGGGAAAAATGTGATCGCGAAAGAAATTCATCGCAATAGCCGTCGGGCGGGTGGGCAATTCGTGGAGATCAACTGTGGCTCGATCCCGGAGGGCTTGCTGGAATCGGAGCTGTTCGGCTATGAGGCGGGTTCGTTTACAGGAGCCGCCAAGCAGGGCAAGCAAGGGATTATCGAGATGGCGAACCAAGGAACTCTCCTCTTGGACGAGCTGGGGGAACTGCCGCTGACGTTGCAGGCCAAGCTGCTGAAGGTGATTCAGGAAAAACGGCTGCAACGCGTTGGGAGTACACAGTACCGCGACGTGGATTTTCGTTTGATTGCCGCCACCAATCGCGATTTGGAGAAGATGGTGAAGGAAGGGAAGTTCCGGCAGGACCTGTATTTTCGCCTGAATGTTGTCCCCATCTACGTCCCGCCGTTACGAAATCGCCCAGAGGATATCGCGGCTCTACTAAAGCGCGTCGTGCGCTCGCTCAATGAACGATACGGAATGGACAAGCGCCTGGACCCTGCCGTGACACATGCCTTGATGCAGTACGAGTGGCCCGGTAATGTGCGCGAGCTGGAGAACGTCTTGGAGAGAATGGTGGTCACAGCGGACGAAGAGGTGATCACTTCTTTGCATCTGCCTGCGGAAATCAGGTTGGCAGGGGAAGAGCAGGCAGCCATGGAGCCGAGTCTGGCTACTTCCAAGATGTCGCTTCGAGAGGCACTGGAGCAGGTAGAGGAAAAATGGCTGCGCTATGCATCCGAGCACTGCCGGACCACGGGGGAAATCGCAGAGTTTCTCGGCATTAGCCAGCCTTCTGTCGTGCGGAAGCTACAAAAGTATCAGATTCGCTCCAGATGA
- the gabT gene encoding 4-aminobutyrate--2-oxoglutarate transaminase, with translation MSKQRQFVNVAAGVPGPKGAALIEKRKQFVPKGVGNNTPVFVESASGALVTDVDGNTYIDFAGAIGTLNAGHCPPEVVEALKAQLDKYIHPCFHVGMYEPYVALAEKLTQITPGSFEKKTMLANSGAEAVENAVKIARKYTGRPGIISFSRGFHGRTLLGMSLTSKVKPYKFQMGPFAPATYKAQFPYPLNKPESMTDDEYAQFCVRQFEDFLLTEVAPEEVAAVIMEPIQGEGGFIVPPVSFVQGVYNICKKHQILFISDEIQTGFGRTGAMFASTHFGIEPDIITMSKSIAAGLPISAVTGRAEIMDAPNPGEIGGTYGGSPLGCVAALAVIEKMEREDLSGRAQVIGDKIKAHFHALQKEFPVIAEVRGLGAMCAVEFIDPTTKQPAKELVAGLTKGCYESGVIVLSAGVHSNVLRFLSPLVITDEQLEEALDIMTDVLKSQYVTN, from the coding sequence ATGTCCAAACAACGTCAATTTGTAAACGTAGCTGCTGGAGTGCCAGGTCCAAAGGGAGCGGCCTTGATTGAAAAAAGAAAGCAGTTCGTTCCAAAAGGTGTCGGCAACAACACCCCTGTTTTTGTTGAGTCAGCTTCCGGTGCATTGGTTACGGATGTTGATGGCAATACGTACATTGATTTTGCCGGAGCGATCGGTACACTGAATGCCGGACACTGCCCGCCAGAAGTAGTTGAGGCACTAAAAGCGCAGCTCGACAAATACATTCATCCTTGCTTCCATGTAGGCATGTATGAGCCATATGTGGCCTTGGCTGAGAAGCTGACGCAAATCACCCCAGGCAGCTTTGAAAAGAAGACGATGCTCGCAAACAGTGGGGCTGAAGCAGTCGAGAACGCGGTGAAAATCGCCCGCAAATACACTGGACGCCCAGGCATTATTTCCTTTAGCCGCGGCTTCCACGGTCGTACGCTTCTCGGCATGTCACTGACATCCAAAGTGAAGCCGTACAAATTCCAGATGGGCCCATTTGCTCCAGCTACGTATAAAGCGCAGTTCCCGTATCCACTGAACAAGCCAGAATCCATGACAGATGATGAGTACGCGCAATTCTGCGTGCGTCAGTTCGAGGACTTCCTCTTGACGGAGGTGGCACCGGAAGAAGTGGCTGCTGTGATTATGGAACCGATTCAGGGAGAAGGCGGCTTTATCGTTCCACCTGTGTCCTTCGTTCAAGGTGTTTATAACATTTGTAAAAAGCATCAAATCTTATTTATTTCTGATGAGATTCAAACAGGCTTCGGTCGTACGGGCGCCATGTTTGCTTCTACCCATTTCGGTATCGAGCCAGATATCATCACCATGTCCAAATCCATCGCGGCTGGCTTGCCCATCTCTGCGGTTACGGGACGCGCAGAAATCATGGACGCGCCAAACCCGGGTGAGATCGGCGGTACCTATGGAGGAAGCCCGCTTGGCTGCGTAGCGGCGTTGGCAGTCATTGAGAAAATGGAGCGCGAAGACCTGTCTGGCCGTGCACAGGTGATCGGGGACAAGATCAAGGCGCATTTCCACGCGTTGCAAAAAGAGTTCCCTGTAATCGCAGAAGTGCGCGGACTGGGTGCGATGTGCGCCGTAGAATTTATCGATCCTACAACCAAACAACCAGCGAAAGAGCTCGTTGCTGGCTTGACCAAAGGCTGCTACGAGTCTGGCGTCATCGTGCTTTCTGCTGGCGTCCACAGCAACGTACTGCGCTTCTTGTCTCCACTGGTTATTACAGACGAGCAACTGGAAGAGGCGCTGGACATTATGACGGATGTTCTGAAAAGCCAATACGTGACGAACTAA